One window from the genome of Streptomyces sp. NBC_01476 encodes:
- a CDS encoding ABC transporter permease: protein MTSSPGPLVGFDAIRPRGPRGQEPEQPATVRTWIRDLALGVRFAAGGGREGWTRTVLTAVGVGLGVALLLLAAAIPSMMNTRDQKRVARDISTAASITKPSDRSLLVANARTTYHDKDITGVLVHPEGSRPPVPPGLRHLPATGHMVVSPALKKLLAGAPLLRERLPGTIDGTIGQAGLMGPAELYYYAGSDQLRPYDASYTQGNAGRVVSFGYKSNSEALGPVFDLLLIIILVVLLLPVAVFIGTAVRFGGERRDRRLAALRLVGADTRMTRRIAAGEALFGAVFGLVLGAVFFLLGRQFGSTVTIRDISAFPSDMTPSTGLAVVIALAVPVAAIVVTMLSLRGTAIEPLGVVRQSAGRRRRLWWRLLIPAVGLLLLAPLFGAVKGDAHINEYQVAVGTILLLIGVTAVLPWVVEAVVGKLHGGPVAWQLATRRLQLNSSASARMVSGVTIAVAGAIALQMLFTGVSGDFRSDTGADATRAQAQVSVPATGGSRTQEYIDKIAATKGVKQVFGYYDARATQPGASTSAGTDWAYLPLEVGDCPTLEQMARITSCRPGSSFIVLPGPETGDDGDMAKYARPGARIDLNVPDGEKYTGKPDLWTIPKSARTVPARVDPAGNTGYGIYVTPQLVDTAKLASPSSQIMVSLDPKQPDAMEYLRNTGVTFGLGTYVMTIRDTTEKSGFTQLRRGLFAGAVLTMALIGASLLVTMLEQLRDRKKLLAVLVAFGTKRTALAWSVLWQSAIPMVLGLLLACAGGIGLGWALLAMVGRSFHADWNSVLSMSGVGAAVVLAVTLLSMPPLWRLMRPDGLRTE from the coding sequence ATGACCAGCTCGCCAGGACCGCTCGTCGGCTTCGACGCGATCCGCCCCCGCGGGCCGCGCGGCCAGGAGCCGGAGCAGCCCGCGACCGTCCGCACCTGGATACGCGATCTCGCGCTCGGCGTCCGCTTCGCCGCGGGCGGCGGCCGCGAGGGCTGGACCCGCACGGTGCTGACCGCCGTCGGCGTCGGGCTCGGCGTGGCGCTGCTGCTGCTCGCCGCCGCCATCCCGTCGATGATGAACACCCGCGACCAGAAACGGGTGGCCCGGGACATCTCGACGGCCGCCTCCATCACCAAGCCGAGCGACCGTTCGCTGCTGGTCGCCAACGCCCGTACGACGTACCACGACAAGGACATCACCGGCGTCCTGGTGCACCCCGAGGGCAGCAGGCCGCCGGTACCGCCGGGTCTGCGCCACCTGCCCGCGACCGGGCACATGGTGGTCTCCCCCGCGCTGAAGAAGCTGCTGGCCGGCGCGCCGCTGCTGCGGGAACGGCTGCCCGGGACCATCGACGGCACCATCGGACAGGCCGGTCTGATGGGCCCGGCGGAGCTGTACTACTACGCCGGCAGCGACCAGCTGCGGCCGTACGACGCCAGTTACACCCAGGGCAACGCGGGCCGGGTGGTGAGCTTCGGCTACAAGAGCAACTCCGAGGCGCTGGGTCCGGTCTTCGACCTGCTGCTGATCATCATCCTGGTGGTGCTGCTGCTGCCGGTCGCGGTGTTCATCGGCACGGCGGTACGGTTCGGCGGCGAACGCCGGGACCGCAGGCTCGCGGCGCTGCGGCTGGTGGGCGCCGACACCCGGATGACCCGCCGGATCGCCGCCGGGGAGGCGCTCTTCGGGGCGGTCTTCGGTCTGGTGCTCGGCGCGGTGTTCTTCCTCCTGGGCCGGCAGTTCGGGTCGACCGTCACCATCAGGGACATCTCGGCGTTCCCCTCCGACATGACGCCCAGCACCGGGCTGGCGGTGGTGATCGCGCTGGCGGTTCCGGTGGCGGCCATCGTGGTGACCATGCTGAGCCTGCGCGGCACCGCGATCGAACCGCTGGGCGTGGTCCGGCAGTCCGCCGGCCGCCGGCGCCGGCTGTGGTGGCGGCTGCTGATCCCGGCGGTCGGCCTGCTGCTGCTCGCCCCGCTCTTCGGCGCGGTCAAGGGCGACGCGCACATCAACGAGTACCAGGTGGCGGTGGGCACCATCCTGCTGCTGATCGGGGTCACCGCGGTACTGCCCTGGGTGGTGGAGGCCGTCGTCGGCAAGCTGCACGGCGGCCCGGTCGCCTGGCAGCTGGCCACCCGCCGTCTCCAGCTGAACAGCAGCGCGTCCGCCCGGATGGTCAGCGGGGTCACCATCGCGGTGGCCGGCGCGATCGCCCTGCAGATGCTCTTCACCGGGGTCAGCGGGGACTTCCGCAGCGACACCGGCGCCGACGCGACCAGGGCGCAGGCCCAGGTCAGCGTGCCGGCCACCGGCGGCAGCCGGACCCAGGAGTACATCGACAAGATCGCCGCCACCAAGGGCGTCAAACAGGTCTTCGGCTACTACGACGCGCGCGCCACCCAGCCCGGCGCGAGCACCTCGGCCGGCACCGACTGGGCCTATCTGCCGCTGGAGGTGGGCGACTGCCCGACGCTGGAACAGATGGCGCGGATCACCTCCTGCCGGCCCGGCAGCAGTTTCATCGTGCTGCCCGGGCCCGAGACCGGCGACGACGGCGACATGGCGAAGTACGCCAGGCCGGGCGCCAGGATCGACCTCAATGTGCCGGACGGCGAGAAGTACACCGGCAAGCCCGACCTGTGGACGATCCCGAAGTCGGCCAGGACGGTGCCCGCCCGGGTCGACCCGGCCGGCAACACCGGCTACGGGATCTACGTCACCCCGCAGCTGGTGGACACCGCGAAGCTGGCGTCGCCCAGCTCGCAGATCATGGTGAGCCTCGACCCGAAGCAGCCGGACGCGATGGAGTATCTGCGCAACACCGGGGTGACGTTCGGGCTCGGCACCTATGTGATGACCATCAGGGACACCACGGAGAAGTCCGGCTTCACCCAGCTGCGGCGCGGCCTGTTCGCCGGGGCCGTGCTCACCATGGCGCTGATCGGGGCGAGCCTGCTGGTGACGATGCTGGAGCAGTTGCGGGACCGGAAGAAGCTGCTGGCGGTGCTGGTGGCCTTCGGCACCAAGCGCACCGCGCTGGCCTGGTCGGTGCTGTGGCAGTCCGCCATCCCGATGGTGCTCGGCCTGCTGCTCGCCTGCGCCGGCGGCATCGGCCTCGGCTGGGCGCTGCTGGCGATGGTGGGCCGCTCCTTCCACGCCGACTGGAACAGCGTCCTGTCGATGTCCGGTGTCGGCGCCGCGGTGGTGCTGGCCGTGACCCTGCTGAGCATGCCGCCACTGTGGCGCCTGATGCGGCCGGACGGTCTGCGTACGGAGTGA